One Pirellulales bacterium genomic window, GCGTGCATGATTGGCCATTGCGGCGTGGTGGCCTGCCAGCGGCGATTGGTTTCCTCCGCGGGCAATTCGACAACCTCTGCCCGGCCAAGGTCCATTTTCAGTCGGCTGTCTTCGATGTAGATTCGCGACCAGACGATTTCGCCGGGCTTCGAAATCCCCTTGAGCGTGCCGCCGCCAAGGCGGAAATACATTGGCGGCTGTCGCTCGCTCGACGCGCCGTTCCAGCCGCCCGTGAAATGGGCCGGCGGCGCGGAACCGCTGATCAGAAACACCCACACGTAATCGCGCACCGTGCCCGAGCGATCGACGTCGCCCCAGCGCAGGTCGTGCAAGGTATTTTCGACCGGCTGGCCGAGCGCCTTATGGACGCGATACGTCCATAGGCCATCGAGCCCCGCGCATTCGTCGACTTCATTGAAATGCGGCAGCGGCTGGCCCTCATACAGCACGCGCGATCCGTCGCGGCTGGTCACCGGCGGCCGTTCGGCGTTGTTCAACATTCCTTCGACCAGATCGCTTGCCGGCAGCAAGTCTTTTAATCCCTGCTGATATTGGATGCCGATCGTGGCGCAGCCGAAATCGTCGGCGATCCGCAGCGCGGCGATGTACATCTTACACTGCTGGTGGATCTGATCGTCGGTGAGATTTTCTTCGGGCTTGCGGCCGGTGATGAATTTCAGGCCGCGATCTTCCAGCCATCGCCGCACCGCCCGGGCTTCATCGTCGCTGGTTTGCGTTGTTTCGTAGTACAAGGCCGATTGGCTGAGCCGCTCCTTGTATACGCCGGTGGGATTCAGCAAATGGTCGGGCACGATGGCGTTGAACATGCCCATGCAACCCTCGTCGAACACGCCCATGATGGCTTTTTGCCGTTGCAACTGCTCGGCAAGCGCGGCCGCGAGGCGGCGCAGCGGCTTGGGCACCTTCACCTCGGAAAGCGGAGTGACATGCTCGATCGGATGCCGTAGCTTGCCCTTCTTCAGCCACTGAACAAGCGGCTTGGCGAAGGCGGGCTGGGAAAAATCTTCGCCCCACAGCGTCGAATACTTCTTGCCGGCCTTCGTCAGCGAGCCGTTGAGGTTCAACATGCCGACCAGCCCAGGCCAGGTGCCCGACCAGTTGGCCACCGTGAGAATCGGTCCT contains:
- a CDS encoding fucose isomerase; its protein translation is MAVDYVFPEIIRPAKVQPQQVLLVANGDLRLAANRRCWAAQAEMEDTLHQAVNDAGYELVRAHPFKPGEEHGFIGSQKEGMQVFAGIDRTAPLIVAEATWQYSHHLLPGLLSHEGPILTVANWSGTWPGLVGMLNLNGSLTKAGKKYSTLWGEDFSQPAFAKPLVQWLKKGKLRHPIEHVTPLSEVKVPKPLRRLAAALAEQLQRQKAIMGVFDEGCMGMFNAIVPDHLLNPTGVYKERLSQSALYYETTQTSDDEARAVRRWLEDRGLKFITGRKPEENLTDDQIHQQCKMYIAALRIADDFGCATIGIQYQQGLKDLLPASDLVEGMLNNAERPPVTSRDGSRVLYEGQPLPHFNEVDECAGLDGLWTYRVHKALGQPVENTLHDLRWGDVDRSGTVRDYVWVFLISGSAPPAHFTGGWNGASSERQPPMYFRLGGGTLKGISKPGEIVWSRIYIEDSRLKMDLGRAEVVELPAEETNRRWQATTPQWPIMHAVTYGVSRDQMMARHKSNHIQVAYATGAEEADQALLTKAALADGLGLEVSLCGTRKDGAAW